The proteins below are encoded in one region of Juglans microcarpa x Juglans regia isolate MS1-56 chromosome 4D, Jm3101_v1.0, whole genome shotgun sequence:
- the LOC121260674 gene encoding uncharacterized protein LOC121260674 isoform X1, translating into MFVKKLVEKAAKKPGGISDGLKSSEIDPRVVFHYGIPSGSTMFAYDSIQKILAISTMDGRTKLFGRDNTQALLESEEMVPSKFLQFVENKGILLNVTFKNLLEVWDIDKKLLSHVHVFKEDITSFTVMRHGLYMYAGDSGGNISVLKLHEEPFLIEKMKYTIPLSASHGDLTEGSGDTAVLHILPQPTAESKRVLIIFRDGVITLWEIQESKSIFTTGGNMLQSLYQEGKKVTSACWVCPFGSKVVVGYSNGEIFIWSIPYTANTELASNQGSQNGPICKLNLGYKMDKIPIASLKWAYADGKASRLYVMGAINSASTNLLQAVLLNENTESRTIKLGLHLSEPCIDMEIVSSSEQSKHKQDSFLLLGKSGHVYAYDDCLIEKYLLQCQSRSPPSLPKEVKLKMPFADSSITIAKLITDDTCLLSPADEDYVQMARNIPPLLPSETKQKDGSPFNSAHFSGFSKVKNLYITGHSDGAMNFWDVSCPFLLPILSLKQQSEDDFSLSGIALTALYFDGKSRLLVSGDQSGMVRIFQFKPEPYATENSFMSFSGSTKKGNNHIIQRVKLIKINGSVLSMNMSHSSRHLAVGSDQGLVSVIDIEASTLLYQNHIASEISAGVISLQFQTCSLHSFEKKVLVVATKDSSVLALDSDTGNTLSTASVHPKKPSKALFMQILDRQDILAQSSNISSGQDLSKGNALEDSIPKQLILICSEKAVYVYSLTHVIQGVKKVHYKKKFQTSSCCWASTFYTVSDAGLILLFTSGKIQIRSLPELSLIKETSIRGFSYSSSRPNSLPDISICASCQGELIMVNGDQEIFVVSVLFQRTIFRLLDTVSHIYRKDLKLSQEELLSRPTTSKERKKGIFSSVIKDITGSKAKHVPDVETEVTRASIEDLEIIFSTANFLSDTGDGDNLAVDEDEIDIDIDDIDLGDLGEKPKEQNMLTAINKQKLASKLQALKGKFNKMKVKNQKSSSKEEQPEEKAGVVDQIKKKYGFSLSGESSAAKMAESKLHENYKRLQGTNMRATEMQETAKSFSSMAEQVLREQQRRSS; encoded by the exons ATGTTTGTCAAGAAGCTTGTCGAGAAGGCTGCAAAGAAG CCTGGAGGGATTTCAGATGGCTTGAAATCGAGTGAGATAGACCCACGAGTTGTGTTCCATTATGGGATCCCATCGGGGTCTACTATGTTCGCTTATGACTCCATTCAGAAGATACTTGCAATTTCTACCAT GGATGGCCGAACTAAATTATTTGGAAGAGATAACACTCAAGCTTTACTCGAATCAGAGGAGATGGTACCAAGCAAATTTTTACAG TTCGTGGAGAACAAAGGCATCCTTTTAAACGTGACTTTCAAGAATCTCCTCGAG GTTTGGGACATAGACAAGAAGCTGTTATCTCATGTGCACGTTTTTAAGGAAGATATTACCTCCTTCACAGTAATGCGGCATGGTCTCTACAT GTACGCTGGAGATTCTGGTGGTAATATTTCGGTTTTGAAGCTTCATGAAGAACCATTTCTTATAGAAAAGATGAAATACACTATACCTCTCTCAGCTTCACATG GGGATCTAACTGAAGGATCTGGCGATACTGCTGTGCTGCATATTTTACCTCAACCAACGGCTGAAAGTAAGAG GgttcttataatatttagagATGGCGTAATTACATTATGGGAAATTCAAGAAAGCAAATCCATTTTCACCACAGGTGGAAATATGTTGCAGTCACTATatcaagaaggaaaaaaagtgaCCTCTGCATGCTGGGTATGCCCTTTTGGAAGTAAAGTTGTTGTTGGGTACAGCAACGGAGAGATTTTCATCTGGAGTATTCCTTATACCGCAAATACTGAATTAGCATCAAACCAGGGTTCTCAAAATGGCCCTATATGTAAACTGAATCTAGGTTATAAGATGGACAAAATTCCTATAGCATCATTAAAATGGGCTTATGCAGATGGGAAAGCAAGTCGACTTTATGTTATGGGTGCCATTAACTCTGCATCAACAAACTTGTTGCAG GCTGTCTTGTTGAATGAGAATACTGAATCTCGCACGATTAAGCTGGGACTTCATTTGTCAGAGCCTTGTATTGACATGGAGATCGTTTCAAGCAGTGAGCAAAGCAAGCATAAACAAGATTCTTTCCTCTTGCTTGGAAAATCAGGACATGTTTATGCCTATGATGATtgtttaatagaaaaatatctTCTACAATGTCAATCTAGGTCCCCACCCTCACTTCCAAAGGAGGTCAAATTGAAGATGCCATTTGCCGATTCAAGCATCACAATAGCAAAACTTATTACAGATGACACCTGTTTGCTTAGTCCTGCAGATGAG GATTATGTTCAAATGGCAAGAAATATTCCACCACTTCTCCCCTCCGAGACAAAACAGAAAGATGGAAGTCCCTTTAATTCAGCCCATTTCAGTGGATTTTCCAAAGTTAAAAACTTGTACATTACTGGACATAGTGATGGTGCTATGAATTTCTGGGATGTATCATGCCCCTTTCTTCTCCCAATTTTATCGTTGAAGCAACAG AGTGAGGATGATTTTTCATTAAGTGGTATAGCACTGACAGCATTGTATTTTGATGGCAAGTCTCGGCTCCTTGTTTCTGGAGATCAGAGTGGAATG GTCCGCATCTTTCAATTTAAACCCGAGCCATATGCCACAGAAAACAGTTTCATGTCGTTCTCAG GAAGTACAAAGAAAGGAAACAATCACATCATCCAGAGGGTTAAACTTATAAAGATTAATGGCTCGGTGCTTTCTATGAACATGAGCCACAGTTCAAGACATCTTGCTGTTGGGTCTGATCAAGGACTT GTTTCAGTAATTGATATAGAAGCATCCACTCTATTATATCAAAACCATATTGCAAGTGAAATTAGTGCTGGTGTCATCTCTCTCCAATTCCAAACCTGCAGTTTACACAGTTTTGAGAAGAAAGTTTTAGTTGTTGCAACAAAGGATTCATCTGTCTTGGCACTTGATAGTGATACTGGAAATACACTGAGCACTGCCAGTGTTCATCCTAAGAAACCTTCTAAAGCTCTGTTCATGCAGATCTTGG ATAGGCAGGATATCTTAGCTCAAAGCTCTAATATATCAAGTGGTCAAGATCTTAGTAAAGGAAATGCCTTGGAGGATTCCATACCAAAGCAGTTAATATTGATATGTTCTGAGAAAGCTGTTTATGTCTATTCTTTAACACATGTCATTCAG GGAGTTAAGAAggtgcactacaagaaaaagtttCAAACCTCTTCTTGTTGCTGGGCTTCAACATTTTACACAGTCTCTGATGCTGGGCTTATACTCCTTTTTACTAGTGGAAAAATTCAAATAAG ATCCTTGCCAGAACTCTCTCTGATAAAGGAGACTTCAATTAGAGGTTTCAGTTATTCTTCGTCAAGACCAAATTCGTTGCCTGACATTTCGATTTGTGCTTCATGTCAAGGAGAACTTATTATG GTGAATGGTGATCAGGAAATATTTGTTGTCTCAGTTTTATTCCAGAGGACAATCTTTAG GCTTTTGGACACCGTCAGCCACATTTACAGGAAAGATTTGAAGCTTTCACAAGAAGAGCTTCTTAGCCGACCCACCACCTCCAAGGAAAGGAAAAAG GGTATATTTAGCTCTGTCATTAAAGATATTACAGGCAGTAAAGCAAAGCATGTACCTGACGTGGAAACAGAAGTTACTAGAGCAAGCATCGAAGATCTTGAAATCATCTTTTCTACTGCTAACTTTCTAAGTGATACTGGGGATGGAGATAACCTGGCCGTCGATGAGGATGAGATTGACATAGATATAG ATGACATCGACCTTGGGGATCTTGGAGAAAAACCTAAAGAACAGAACATGTTGACAGCTATTAATAAGCAGAAACTTGCAAGCAAGCTACAGGCTTTAAAAG GAAAGTTTAACAAGATGAAAGTCAAGAACCAGAAGAGTTCCAGCAAGGAAGAGCAACCAGAAGAGAAGGCTGGTGTTGTTGATCAAATTAAGAAGAAATATGGGTTCTCTTTGTCTGGT GAATCTAGTGCTGCTAAAATGGCAGAAAGCAAGCTGCACGAGAATTACAAGAGGTTGCAG GGAACCAACATGAGAGCTACAGAGATGCAAGAGACAGCAAAGTCATTCTCTTCTATGGCAGAACAAGTGCTGCGCGAACAGCAAAGACGAAGCTCGTAA
- the LOC121260675 gene encoding high mobility group B protein 3 isoform X1, with translation MKGGKSKADTRKTDSRLKSKDAGVGKRQSKKAAKDPNKPKRPASAFFVFMEEFRKIYAKEHPNNKAVSAVGKAGGEKWKSMSESEKAPFVAKAEKRKTEYNKNMQAYNKKLAGGGNGADDEESDKSKSEVNDEEEEDESGEVFLQDPQGRCHLHKQKTT, from the exons ATGAAAGGTGGCAAGTCTAAGGCTGACACCAGAAAAACCGACAGCAG GCTGAAGAGTAAAGATGCTGGAGTTGGCAAGAGACAATCGAAGAAAGCTGCAAAGGATCCAAACAAGCCGAAGAGGCCTGCGAGTGCCTTCTTCGTTTTCAT GGAGGAGTTTCGGAAGATATACGCAAAAGAGCATCCCAACAACAAGGCCGTTTCCGCG GTCGGTAAGGCGGGAGGAGAAAAATGGAAATCGATGTCTGAATCC GAGAAAGCTCCCTTTGTAGCCAAGGCAGAGAAGAGGAAAACGGAGTACAACAAGAACATGCAGGCTTACAATAAGAAACTG GCGGGAGGAGGAAACGGAGCGGATGATGAAGAGTCCGACAAGTCCAAGTCCGAAGTGAAcgatgaggaagaagaggacGAAAGCGGCG AGGTTTTTCTCCAAGATCCCCAAGGTCGATGTCATCTTCACAAACAAAAGACAACGTAG
- the LOC121260674 gene encoding uncharacterized protein LOC121260674 isoform X2, whose translation MFAYDSIQKILAISTMDGRTKLFGRDNTQALLESEEMVPSKFLQFVENKGILLNVTFKNLLEVWDIDKKLLSHVHVFKEDITSFTVMRHGLYMYAGDSGGNISVLKLHEEPFLIEKMKYTIPLSASHGDLTEGSGDTAVLHILPQPTAESKRVLIIFRDGVITLWEIQESKSIFTTGGNMLQSLYQEGKKVTSACWVCPFGSKVVVGYSNGEIFIWSIPYTANTELASNQGSQNGPICKLNLGYKMDKIPIASLKWAYADGKASRLYVMGAINSASTNLLQAVLLNENTESRTIKLGLHLSEPCIDMEIVSSSEQSKHKQDSFLLLGKSGHVYAYDDCLIEKYLLQCQSRSPPSLPKEVKLKMPFADSSITIAKLITDDTCLLSPADEDYVQMARNIPPLLPSETKQKDGSPFNSAHFSGFSKVKNLYITGHSDGAMNFWDVSCPFLLPILSLKQQSEDDFSLSGIALTALYFDGKSRLLVSGDQSGMVRIFQFKPEPYATENSFMSFSGSTKKGNNHIIQRVKLIKINGSVLSMNMSHSSRHLAVGSDQGLVSVIDIEASTLLYQNHIASEISAGVISLQFQTCSLHSFEKKVLVVATKDSSVLALDSDTGNTLSTASVHPKKPSKALFMQILDRQDILAQSSNISSGQDLSKGNALEDSIPKQLILICSEKAVYVYSLTHVIQGVKKVHYKKKFQTSSCCWASTFYTVSDAGLILLFTSGKIQIRSLPELSLIKETSIRGFSYSSSRPNSLPDISICASCQGELIMVNGDQEIFVVSVLFQRTIFRLLDTVSHIYRKDLKLSQEELLSRPTTSKERKKGIFSSVIKDITGSKAKHVPDVETEVTRASIEDLEIIFSTANFLSDTGDGDNLAVDEDEIDIDIDDIDLGDLGEKPKEQNMLTAINKQKLASKLQALKGKFNKMKVKNQKSSSKEEQPEEKAGVVDQIKKKYGFSLSGESSAAKMAESKLHENYKRLQGTNMRATEMQETAKSFSSMAEQVLREQQRRSS comes from the exons ATGTTCGCTTATGACTCCATTCAGAAGATACTTGCAATTTCTACCAT GGATGGCCGAACTAAATTATTTGGAAGAGATAACACTCAAGCTTTACTCGAATCAGAGGAGATGGTACCAAGCAAATTTTTACAG TTCGTGGAGAACAAAGGCATCCTTTTAAACGTGACTTTCAAGAATCTCCTCGAG GTTTGGGACATAGACAAGAAGCTGTTATCTCATGTGCACGTTTTTAAGGAAGATATTACCTCCTTCACAGTAATGCGGCATGGTCTCTACAT GTACGCTGGAGATTCTGGTGGTAATATTTCGGTTTTGAAGCTTCATGAAGAACCATTTCTTATAGAAAAGATGAAATACACTATACCTCTCTCAGCTTCACATG GGGATCTAACTGAAGGATCTGGCGATACTGCTGTGCTGCATATTTTACCTCAACCAACGGCTGAAAGTAAGAG GgttcttataatatttagagATGGCGTAATTACATTATGGGAAATTCAAGAAAGCAAATCCATTTTCACCACAGGTGGAAATATGTTGCAGTCACTATatcaagaaggaaaaaaagtgaCCTCTGCATGCTGGGTATGCCCTTTTGGAAGTAAAGTTGTTGTTGGGTACAGCAACGGAGAGATTTTCATCTGGAGTATTCCTTATACCGCAAATACTGAATTAGCATCAAACCAGGGTTCTCAAAATGGCCCTATATGTAAACTGAATCTAGGTTATAAGATGGACAAAATTCCTATAGCATCATTAAAATGGGCTTATGCAGATGGGAAAGCAAGTCGACTTTATGTTATGGGTGCCATTAACTCTGCATCAACAAACTTGTTGCAG GCTGTCTTGTTGAATGAGAATACTGAATCTCGCACGATTAAGCTGGGACTTCATTTGTCAGAGCCTTGTATTGACATGGAGATCGTTTCAAGCAGTGAGCAAAGCAAGCATAAACAAGATTCTTTCCTCTTGCTTGGAAAATCAGGACATGTTTATGCCTATGATGATtgtttaatagaaaaatatctTCTACAATGTCAATCTAGGTCCCCACCCTCACTTCCAAAGGAGGTCAAATTGAAGATGCCATTTGCCGATTCAAGCATCACAATAGCAAAACTTATTACAGATGACACCTGTTTGCTTAGTCCTGCAGATGAG GATTATGTTCAAATGGCAAGAAATATTCCACCACTTCTCCCCTCCGAGACAAAACAGAAAGATGGAAGTCCCTTTAATTCAGCCCATTTCAGTGGATTTTCCAAAGTTAAAAACTTGTACATTACTGGACATAGTGATGGTGCTATGAATTTCTGGGATGTATCATGCCCCTTTCTTCTCCCAATTTTATCGTTGAAGCAACAG AGTGAGGATGATTTTTCATTAAGTGGTATAGCACTGACAGCATTGTATTTTGATGGCAAGTCTCGGCTCCTTGTTTCTGGAGATCAGAGTGGAATG GTCCGCATCTTTCAATTTAAACCCGAGCCATATGCCACAGAAAACAGTTTCATGTCGTTCTCAG GAAGTACAAAGAAAGGAAACAATCACATCATCCAGAGGGTTAAACTTATAAAGATTAATGGCTCGGTGCTTTCTATGAACATGAGCCACAGTTCAAGACATCTTGCTGTTGGGTCTGATCAAGGACTT GTTTCAGTAATTGATATAGAAGCATCCACTCTATTATATCAAAACCATATTGCAAGTGAAATTAGTGCTGGTGTCATCTCTCTCCAATTCCAAACCTGCAGTTTACACAGTTTTGAGAAGAAAGTTTTAGTTGTTGCAACAAAGGATTCATCTGTCTTGGCACTTGATAGTGATACTGGAAATACACTGAGCACTGCCAGTGTTCATCCTAAGAAACCTTCTAAAGCTCTGTTCATGCAGATCTTGG ATAGGCAGGATATCTTAGCTCAAAGCTCTAATATATCAAGTGGTCAAGATCTTAGTAAAGGAAATGCCTTGGAGGATTCCATACCAAAGCAGTTAATATTGATATGTTCTGAGAAAGCTGTTTATGTCTATTCTTTAACACATGTCATTCAG GGAGTTAAGAAggtgcactacaagaaaaagtttCAAACCTCTTCTTGTTGCTGGGCTTCAACATTTTACACAGTCTCTGATGCTGGGCTTATACTCCTTTTTACTAGTGGAAAAATTCAAATAAG ATCCTTGCCAGAACTCTCTCTGATAAAGGAGACTTCAATTAGAGGTTTCAGTTATTCTTCGTCAAGACCAAATTCGTTGCCTGACATTTCGATTTGTGCTTCATGTCAAGGAGAACTTATTATG GTGAATGGTGATCAGGAAATATTTGTTGTCTCAGTTTTATTCCAGAGGACAATCTTTAG GCTTTTGGACACCGTCAGCCACATTTACAGGAAAGATTTGAAGCTTTCACAAGAAGAGCTTCTTAGCCGACCCACCACCTCCAAGGAAAGGAAAAAG GGTATATTTAGCTCTGTCATTAAAGATATTACAGGCAGTAAAGCAAAGCATGTACCTGACGTGGAAACAGAAGTTACTAGAGCAAGCATCGAAGATCTTGAAATCATCTTTTCTACTGCTAACTTTCTAAGTGATACTGGGGATGGAGATAACCTGGCCGTCGATGAGGATGAGATTGACATAGATATAG ATGACATCGACCTTGGGGATCTTGGAGAAAAACCTAAAGAACAGAACATGTTGACAGCTATTAATAAGCAGAAACTTGCAAGCAAGCTACAGGCTTTAAAAG GAAAGTTTAACAAGATGAAAGTCAAGAACCAGAAGAGTTCCAGCAAGGAAGAGCAACCAGAAGAGAAGGCTGGTGTTGTTGATCAAATTAAGAAGAAATATGGGTTCTCTTTGTCTGGT GAATCTAGTGCTGCTAAAATGGCAGAAAGCAAGCTGCACGAGAATTACAAGAGGTTGCAG GGAACCAACATGAGAGCTACAGAGATGCAAGAGACAGCAAAGTCATTCTCTTCTATGGCAGAACAAGTGCTGCGCGAACAGCAAAGACGAAGCTCGTAA
- the LOC121259543 gene encoding non-functional pseudokinase ZED1-like — translation MLLEKPVISWRKKEESRHKRRLFLDYGSKVLEELVATCNGKHTPIRNFSHEELKLATDNFDGRRVLHDHRMDPIWYKGSLDDRTISIKYEKDMIEHAVVIEIAISAKVSAHKNVLKLVGCCHETQPPTLAYESADGILADRIYVIKDDGTRKECQPIAWQSRLKIAREIAHAVSYLHNAFSRPIIHRDIKLENILLNQHDVPKLTGFWLSISIPEGETFVEDGVRGTIGYMICPSYFATGRVTEKTDVYSFGMLLLELTAQRPLVNRRATFADDEGDASSKVE, via the exons ATGTTATTAGAGAAGCCGGTAATCTCTTGGCGGAAAAAGGAGGAGAGTCGACATAAGAGACGACTGTTTCTAGACTACGGAAGCAAGGTCTTGGAGGAGCTGGTTGCCACTTGTAATGGCAAGCATACTCCAATCCGTAACTTCTCCCATGAAGAACTCAAGTTAGCAACCGATAATTTTGACGGTCGTCGTGTTCTTCATGATCATCGTATGGATCCTATATGGTACAAGGGTTCTCTCGACGACCGAACAATTTCCATTAAGTACGAAAAAGATATGATCGAGCATGCAGTCGTCATCGAAATCGCCATTTCTGCAAAAGTAAGCGCTCACAAGAATGTTTTAAAGCTAGTAGGGTGCTGCCACGAGACTCAACCGCCCACTTTAGCATATGAATCTGCCGATGGGATCCTTGCCGATCGTATCTATGTTATCAAAGACGATGGAACTCGGAAAGAATGTCAGCCCATAGCATGGCAGAGCAGGTTGAAGATTGCAAGAGAGATTGCTCATGCTGTTTCATATCTCCACAACGCCTTCTCCAGACCCATCATTCATAGGGAtataaaattggaaaatatcTTGTTAAACCAACACGATGTTCCCAAACTGACTGGATTCTGGCTCTCCATTTCGATCCCCGAGGGTGAAACTTTTGTAGAAGACGGTGTGCGTGGGACTATCGGGTACATGATATGCCCAAGCTATTTTGCTACCGGCAGGGTAACAGAGAAAACAGATGTCTATAGTTTTGGAATGCTGCTGTTGGAGTTAACAGCACAACGTCCATTAGTTAATCGTCGAGCAACGTTTGCTGATGATGAAGGAGATGCGAGCTCA AAAGTGGAGTAA
- the LOC121260675 gene encoding HMG1/2-like protein isoform X2 codes for MKGGKSKADTRKTDSRLKSKDAGVGKRQSKKAAKDPNKPKRPASAFFVFMEEFRKIYAKEHPNNKAVSAVGKAGGEKWKSMSESEKAPFVAKAEKRKTEYNKNMQAYNKKLAGGGNGADDEESDKSKSEVNDEEEEDESGEEEDEDEE; via the exons ATGAAAGGTGGCAAGTCTAAGGCTGACACCAGAAAAACCGACAGCAG GCTGAAGAGTAAAGATGCTGGAGTTGGCAAGAGACAATCGAAGAAAGCTGCAAAGGATCCAAACAAGCCGAAGAGGCCTGCGAGTGCCTTCTTCGTTTTCAT GGAGGAGTTTCGGAAGATATACGCAAAAGAGCATCCCAACAACAAGGCCGTTTCCGCG GTCGGTAAGGCGGGAGGAGAAAAATGGAAATCGATGTCTGAATCC GAGAAAGCTCCCTTTGTAGCCAAGGCAGAGAAGAGGAAAACGGAGTACAACAAGAACATGCAGGCTTACAATAAGAAACTG GCGGGAGGAGGAAACGGAGCGGATGATGAAGAGTCCGACAAGTCCAAGTCCGAAGTGAAcgatgaggaagaagaggacGAAAGCGGCG AGGAGGAAGATGAGGATGAAGAGTAG